The DNA sequence GAAGTGTTTTTCGTGTATCAAGAAGTTGTGTTTTCGTTCCCTTGAGTGCTTCGACATACTGTGCGGTCAGGTTGGCAACGCCTGACAGGTGACACAGGAAATTCATGATGACCCGTTCCGCCTTGAGCAGATGCAGGGCTGGGCCTTGAAGGGCGGCAACCATGGTCCCTTCGGAAACTCTGTCGCCATCATCAACATTGAGATGGGCCTGACAGGTGTCACCGCCGAATTCGAGGACCATGGGAATGATCGGAAGTCCGGCAACAATCGTATCCTGTTTAGCAACGATCAGGGCCTGTGCCGTGTCGTTTTCCGTGAAAAGTCCCATGCTGGTCAGGTCCGAGGCATCCTCGGCTAGAGCGATGCGGATCGTTGCCAGCAGGAACATTTTGGCTTCAGCTTGAAAAAAATTGTCGAAAATATTGGTCGGCATGATGTGTAATCCAATGTAATAGTGTAGATCAACGCAATTAAGGCACAGACGGTGTTTCGTCAAGGGGAGCGAAAGTTGATGAAAAATTTCACAATTCTTGAAGGGTGAAGTCTGGTGTATTTCTTTGACCTTGGAGGTGAATTGAGCTAGTTCAATTCTCCATGAGTGTAGAGAAGAAAAGGGTACGAGTGCAGGAAGAGAATTCCGATGCTTTGACGGCTGCCGAGATAGAGGCTCAGCATCCAGCGGATGCGGCTGATACTATTGAAGGGCTGGACATGACGGATCAGGTGAAGTTTATCAAACAACTTCCTGTGAAGGATGCCGCTGATTCTATTGCAGAGATGGATTCTCCGGATCAGCAGGCACTCATTGTCAATCTGAACAAGGGGTTGGCCGCTCGAATTCTGGAGCAGATGGCTCCTGATGACGCCACGGATCTGCTTGAGGGGCTTGAAGAGGAGCAGCGGAGAGCCTTGTTGAGCATGGTGACGGCAGAGGATAGGGCGGAACTCAAAACCCTCCTCACATTTGATCCGGATACTGCCGGTGGTGTCATGAACACCGAGGCAGTCATTTTGGATCAGGACTTGAACGCGGACGATGCTGTTGCCAAGATTCGCGAAGAAGTCGAAGACAAGGAAATTCCTTATTACGCCTATTTGACGGATAAAAAAGACCGTTTGGTAGGCGTTGTTTCGTTGCGGGACCTTCTACTCGCCAAACGCGGTGTGATTCTCAAGGAATTGGTCAAGACGCAGAGCCTGATTACGGTCGGGTACAATATTGACAAGGAAGAGGTCGCGCATCTCATTGCTCACTATAATCTTTTGGCTTTGCCGGTTGTTGATTTTGGCAATCGGTTACTCGGTGTGGTCACGGTCGATGACGTCATTGACATTATCCACGAAGAAGCCAGTGAAGACATGCAGACCATGGTTGGTGCCGGCGCAGATGAAACCACGGAATCTCCGGTGGTTTTTTCAGTCAAGAAACGATTCCCTTGGCTTGTCATCAATGTCGTGAACTCGGCCCTTGCTGCGTATGTCATTCATCTTTTCGATGCGACCATCGGTGCCATGGCTATTCTTGCGGCACTGATGCACGTTGTCTCCAATCAGGCGGGAAATACCGGCCAGCAGGCTTTGGCTGTCATGATTCGGCAGTTGGCCATGGAAAAATTTGACCGTAAAAAAGCATGGTTCGCCGTTTTTCGAGAACTCAAGATTGGCGTGGTCAATAGCGTCCTGATTTCTCTCTTGGTCTTTGTGTTTATTGTCCTTTTTACAGGGGATTATATGCTTGGGGCCTGTATGGGGGCTGCGCTTATTATTGATATGCTGGTGGGAGCCTTGTCTGGTGCGTCTATTCCGTTGATTCTCAAAGAGATCGGACGTGATCCTGCTCAGGCATCATCCATTTTTCTGACAACGATTACCGATGCCATTGGTTTCTGGTGCTTTCTCGGACTGGCCGGTGTCATGCTGTTGTAAGAAATAATTCAAAATATTTATAAAAAAAGCCCGCATTCTTTGAGGAATGCGGGCTTTTTGATTGCGGTCATTCAGTCCAGTCCGAGCGAGGCGAGAAGGTCGTCCACCTCTTCCTGATTGGTGTCCTTGGTTGGACCAAGCAGTTTGGACGTCGCCTGGTTCTTGGCGGTTTCAGAGAGGGACTCGATATCCGAATTCGGTTCTTTTTCCCGTTGCTGAATCATCAGCCCGGTTGAGAGCATGACTTCTCTGACAATTTGTTCGATTTGTCGGATTGAATTGATGATTTTCTTGATTCGTTGGCCGGTCAAATCCTGAAAACTTAGCGACACCATGATATTTGATAAATCCGTGCCCAGTGTTTGATTGATTGTTTGCAGTTTTTTACGGTTGGTTTTTGTCACACCACCGGACTCGAATCCTTTGACAATCGTTGCTACAGAACCTTGAAGTTCTTGGAGCTTCTCGACGATATCAATAATTTCGACAGCGGCTTTTTCTGTGGATTGCATGACGGCATCCAGTTGGTCGGATGCCTCTGAAAAAAACTCTTCTGGATCAATGTCTGCCGTGATGCATTTGATTTCATCGCCGCCACGGGCAATTTTAACTTCCTGGTAAATTTGTTTGAGGCCTTCCTGAAGGTCCTTGTTGACCCGGCGGTAGAATTCGCCTTCTAGAAGGGCTTTGGAAAAGCTGGTTGCGATTTCCCGTTCAACGGAAGCCCTGATGGTTTCTTTCAGATCATCGACAAGCTGGTCGGTCATCTGCTCCATCAGGTCTTTGACCAATGCATCATTATTGGACATGTTCAACTCCTGAAGAGAGGCTACATTTTGGAATTTCTGATGAGTTCGCGCTGCTGTTTGAAGACGAATTGAACGATGGTTTCCATATCCGAACCCCGCATATCAACGAATTCGAATCGATAGAGTTCCGTGTCTGGTTCCTTTTTGAGTATACGACCTTTAGAACTTGCGAGTTGGACTGGCAGCTGGTTGAGAACCATGACCATTTCCAAGGGGGCATTGGGTTCGAATTGATGGCTGGAACGGAACTTGACTCCCGCTCCAGATATTTCCATGATTTCGATATCAACAGGAAAGTCGGAACGCACGGTTTCCTTGCTTAACATGCCGATAATCTGATCGAGTTTCCTGTCTACCTCCGAAAGGAAGCGCGTCAATTCTTCAGGGAGCTGGCTGCCTTTGAACAAGGCTGTACCAGATGACTCCTGAAATCCGGAATCGCCGGAAAAACGTTGAGGGGAATCAATGGACCGCATGGGACGAATGTGTCCCTTCAATCGAACCGGTATGCGCGAAAAAGTGCGTTTTTCTTCATCCATGCTAGCCTCCTGGAGCTGTTATTGTCTGGAGTTCTCGTCCAGATCGAGGGTCATGGCCTTGACGGGGCAGACTCGTGTACACATACCGCAGGCAGAACATTTCTCGACGTCAAAGATGATGGTCCTGTTGGCTTTGTCCAAAATCAGGGCATCAGTTGGACACATGGCGGTACAGACGCCACAGTGGATGCAGGATTCCTCGTCGCGAAAAATTTTGTGAGCAACCGGCGTGATGCGAACGCCGTTTTCCTTGAGGTATCCAATGCCCTTGTGGAAATCTTCTTCCATCCCTGAAACTTCCAATGTCATTGTCCCTTCATGGCGAGGGCTGATGTCTGCCTTGAGAATATTGAAACTCAGATCAAAATTGCGCAGCAGATTGCAGACCACCGGGCGACCGGAAACAGTCGGTGGAAAGGACAGGTAGACAATTTTTCGGAATCCTTTGATGATTTCTTTCATAGATTTATCCTGCATGGTGTGAATATGGCACATCTCAATTGATGGCAGCAATTATTTCATTTTTCCCAAGGAACGTTTTGCCTGTGTCGCTTCAACGGATTTCGGATATTTTTTGACAATTTCTTCATACCGCATCTTTGCAAGTTCCGGTTTACCGAGATAATTCCACGAGTAGCCTGCTTTGAGCAAAGCGGATTTGTATTTCGAGCTTTTTTTGTATTTTTCAATGACGTCTTCAAAAAGGATCACAGCCCGGGCATAGTCTTTCAGTTTGAAATAGCATTGGCCCTGCCAATAAACCGCACTTGGAGTGTATGCGTGTTTTTTGAATGTATCGGTAAATTCAGCCCAGTAGGAACGGGCTTTTTCGAATTTGTTGTCTTTGTACAGGGCATACGCTTTGTCATACAAAGCCTTTGCCGGATCAGTATTGGACGGTTTCTGTGCGCTGGCCTGCTGTTTTGATGGCGTTTCGGGAGAAACAGTCGTGCCGCCTTCCGCAGGAGGTGTACCGTCATTCGGAGTGACTGTTGAAGCGGCGAGTGTCGCAGCGCGCTCCTCACGGATTTTAGGCAGATTGACCTGCAATTGATTTTCCAGTGCGAATTCGATTTCAGCCAACCGTTCGGCCAATCCGTCCATGGTGGTGGGGGAATCCGCAGTACCGACCTGTCGATTCATGCGGATGGTGACTTCGTCCATTTCACCACGAAGTTTGGCAAAATCGGCTCGCAGGGATTGAATTTCGGCCCACATGTCCGCGGACCGTTCCCGAATGGGAGAGTTGGATTTTTCGATTTCATTCTTGAGCAGTTGACGCGATTCTTCAAGCTCGCTTTCCAACTGTCTCATTCTGTTCAAGTCCTGCTGTCGGTCGCCCTGCAACGCCTCTACATCGGTTTTACTGGCACACCCGATGAGTGAAAACATGGAGAGGACCAAGAGGAGCACAGTGAAATTCTTTGCGATTTTTATCATTGGATCAAACTCCCTCTTTTTTTCCCAAGGAAAAGATACGCCAGAGCTCCCAAAATGGGAATAAAAATACAGATTTGCATCCAGAGGGCTTTTTCATTGGAGGAGCCGAAATTGTGTTTC is a window from the Pseudodesulfovibrio sp. JC047 genome containing:
- the mgtE gene encoding magnesium transporter — encoded protein: MSVEKKRVRVQEENSDALTAAEIEAQHPADAADTIEGLDMTDQVKFIKQLPVKDAADSIAEMDSPDQQALIVNLNKGLAARILEQMAPDDATDLLEGLEEEQRRALLSMVTAEDRAELKTLLTFDPDTAGGVMNTEAVILDQDLNADDAVAKIREEVEDKEIPYYAYLTDKKDRLVGVVSLRDLLLAKRGVILKELVKTQSLITVGYNIDKEEVAHLIAHYNLLALPVVDFGNRLLGVVTVDDVIDIIHEEASEDMQTMVGAGADETTESPVVFSVKKRFPWLVINVVNSALAAYVIHLFDATIGAMAILAALMHVVSNQAGNTGQQALAVMIRQLAMEKFDRKKAWFAVFRELKIGVVNSVLISLLVFVFIVLFTGDYMLGACMGAALIIDMLVGALSGASIPLILKEIGRDPAQASSIFLTTITDAIGFWCFLGLAGVMLL
- a CDS encoding protein phosphatase CheZ, with product MSNNDALVKDLMEQMTDQLVDDLKETIRASVEREIATSFSKALLEGEFYRRVNKDLQEGLKQIYQEVKIARGGDEIKCITADIDPEEFFSEASDQLDAVMQSTEKAAVEIIDIVEKLQELQGSVATIVKGFESGGVTKTNRKKLQTINQTLGTDLSNIMVSLSFQDLTGQRIKKIINSIRQIEQIVREVMLSTGLMIQQREKEPNSDIESLSETAKNQATSKLLGPTKDTNQEEVDDLLASLGLD
- a CDS encoding PilZ domain-containing protein, with protein sequence MDEEKRTFSRIPVRLKGHIRPMRSIDSPQRFSGDSGFQESSGTALFKGSQLPEELTRFLSEVDRKLDQIIGMLSKETVRSDFPVDIEIMEISGAGVKFRSSHQFEPNAPLEMVMVLNQLPVQLASSKGRILKKEPDTELYRFEFVDMRGSDMETIVQFVFKQQRELIRNSKM
- a CDS encoding NIL domain-containing protein is translated as MKEIIKGFRKIVYLSFPPTVSGRPVVCNLLRNFDLSFNILKADISPRHEGTMTLEVSGMEEDFHKGIGYLKENGVRITPVAHKIFRDEESCIHCGVCTAMCPTDALILDKANRTIIFDVEKCSACGMCTRVCPVKAMTLDLDENSRQ
- a CDS encoding tetratricopeptide repeat protein yields the protein MIKIAKNFTVLLLVLSMFSLIGCASKTDVEALQGDRQQDLNRMRQLESELEESRQLLKNEIEKSNSPIRERSADMWAEIQSLRADFAKLRGEMDEVTIRMNRQVGTADSPTTMDGLAERLAEIEFALENQLQVNLPKIREERAATLAASTVTPNDGTPPAEGGTTVSPETPSKQQASAQKPSNTDPAKALYDKAYALYKDNKFEKARSYWAEFTDTFKKHAYTPSAVYWQGQCYFKLKDYARAVILFEDVIEKYKKSSKYKSALLKAGYSWNYLGKPELAKMRYEEIVKKYPKSVEATQAKRSLGKMK
- a CDS encoding PLD nuclease N-terminal domain-containing protein, which produces MLADFSALTMTQWIIVSLSVFICFSFSIWAILDVWKHNFGSSNEKALWMQICIFIPILGALAYLFLGKKRGSLIQ